AaaaagtaaatttttcaaatcaaaattcaatgagACATACTTAATAACTACatattctgaaattcaaaataCATAACTCCTTGCTAATGAAAAATAGGAGTTGCAAAGTAACTCCTTGCTTAGGAAAATACCTTTTGACCCCTCAAGTTTCCCCAAGTTTCACTTAACTCCTCTTTTGTTTACAAAAAATTTCAGTTAGATCCCTTAAgttcattaagtgatccaatgtGGTCCCACTGTCAATCTCTTTTACATGATCTCAGTGGATTACGTCATGTAAAAGTCACATGACAACTTTAGGACTAAATTGCCTTTCACTTGGCAACACTTTCTTTCTATTTCTAGGATGCAAGGTAGCGAGTGAAGATGGTCTTGAATAGGTATTTGGAGAAATGAGGGCTTGCATAGCAACAGCCTCAGGCTCGAGGAGTGCAGCAAGGTCAGAGATGAGGATGAAGAGATCAAGTCTGACAATCCCCAGCTTCCTCCGGCAATCGTCGGAGATTCAGCCGGATCCCACCTTTCCCGCATGCTGGCCCACCTCTATCACCCCTCGTTTGACTAGCTGCACCCTGACGTGAAGCTCTCCTGCCTCCCGTTATTCCCCTTCACCGTTGACAACTCGAACAATACCATCAAAAACCTCCCTCAACCCTCAGATCTCTCATCCACCACCAGTCCAATCATCAAAACCCCAATCTGTCTCCCTATCACCCCCAAAACCCCAAACCCACCAAGACCAAAGCCTAAAAAATCGAGTCCTAACTTCAAGAAATTACTTTGAACTATTCACACAAGCactagaattttttttgatcACTCTCCATCAAATGGCCTTCAAATCACCTCCATTTATCCATTGCCTTcttctcatctctctctctctctctctgcttctTTTTGGGGAGATAAAGAGTGGAGCTTCTTCTGAGTACCAAACAAGAGGTGAGGGGCAAGTGGGGGGAAGTCATCCAGCAAGTTGGAGGAAGTTGGCATTCACATAGGTGGCGTGGGGGTTGCCAGCGGTGGTCAACTGGTGGATCTTGGCTCCCAAAGGGTAGCTCGCAATCGAGGTGATTAGAGAACAAAGATTTGTGCACGGACTTCATGGCAAAATTGTCATTGGAGGCCAAAGAggaatagtgataaatctacccGATAAAAGACAAATGgagaagaaaaataacaaaataaggGATAAAAAGATGGAGAGGgccattttgttttatttttttatttttctctgttTGAAGTGGCATTAACTATATCTTCTCACTTTTCTGTTTCTATTGCTGCCACCGATGCTATTCCCAGCATTGAGGAAGAGTTATCAATGGATGCAACACCATGGAGGGTGAGCATAGCCGCTGCTAAGAAGAACTTCCCCAAGATCTGCATCTAGGAGTCAGATGGTGTGGCTGGGACATCACTTGCAATATCGTCGACAACCTTGATGCGTCGATGCCATACAAAGAAAGGACTTCCTTTGAGCAGGGAGGCAAGAGCCTCAGAGTTGGGTAACAACGCCAGAGCCTGTTCTGATCAGAAATTTGAAATAACAGCAATGATAGCTTTGTCATTTAGTTAGCATCTTAAAGCATTAGGTGGCAAGCAAGTCTCGGGACCacattggatcacttaatgaatTTAAGGGATATAAATGGAAATTTTTAAATAAGAGGGGAGGTAAGCAAAAGGTATTTTTCCCTAACATTTATTTGATACATTACGACAGAACCATAGTACAAATGACCTATGATTAGAATTTGTGATTGAGCAAATTCCAAGCTACAATAACAAGGAATGAATGGAGAAgacaagaaaagatttaaaataCATGGTATGTCACTGGTACATAGCATCCCTACCAGTCTAAGTCAACCCCATATTGACCCATATGGATACAAGTACTCTCTTGTGCAGGCCAAACCATTAGGTCGTATGGACCCATACTGCAATACATGTTGTATTggtggtgcggacaccagtgccagaCCGCCGATCACTCGGGTCTACAACCGCCGCAGGGGGATGGTTCAGCCAGTTTTGgagtgattttattttatttggactTATTAGGGTATATTGTTATTGGACAACCTTTAGGGtttattttggtattttatttttttgagggtCATTTGTGAGACTAGTTTCTTTTAGAGGTCTTTTGCATTTTTTGGGTCTTATAAATATGTTGGACTGTACATTATTTAGGGTATGCTATGAatgaaaattgattttgaatttctttctttggcTCTAGCGTGTGAAACCTGAGCGGGGCTAGGTGCGAAGCCtaattcttcttcctcctccctcctctctccttcttccctatttgtcctctctctttcttctctctttctttctttccctgcTGTCCGGCATCAATTGGCCTATGACCATTATAGGCCATGCCATGGTTTTTAAAACCTTGTGTACaagcaaggaaagaaaaatgaaatgtAAGATAAAAGAAAAGTTATCTAACAAACATTTAGATTATAAAAATGATGTCTGATATAATTAGACAGGATTGAGTACTAATTCGTGTATCTTctgtaacattttttttttttataaaagagtATAAATTTACATCTTTATAAACTTGCAACAAAATCAAGAGGAAAAATTCAGATGAGTAGCTTGGGagatatagaagaatctattaCCAAAAAGAATGTATAGCACAATGACAATGCTAGACCAGAAATTAGAGATGCAGGTATACTGATATGCCAAAGCATCTGTCACATTTAACCTCTGCTGCACCAATAGAATCAGTAAACTTAAAGTTCAAATCAAGAACCAAATAACCTTCAAATATAAAAGAATTAGTTTGGGTCAAGAATCAAGTAATCATCAGTAGTAAGTAGGTTGCTGTTGAAAAGTATATTATTCCAATCTACAAAGCACATCGTGCCGGGCATGAAACATATGATGTTTCACATCTCAAATGAAAACTTTGTTGTTCCTTTAGTAACAATCTTTCCATGTCAGCTTCAATGAAACTCAGACATAAATCCAATAAAGAAAAAAGTATCTATTCAATATCTGGGTCAATTAACAGATTTAAAACATTTCCCATCTTCGATGAACAGATTGGATAAAATTGTGCCAAATAAAACCTTACAAAAGAACACCAATTCATGCTTATTCTAGACCTCAAATCTACACACTATAGGTGTTACTCTAAAACCCCACCAAGCATTAGGCTCAACCCAAGTTGACTAAAAAAGAGCCTCCATGATGTGTTGTGTCGAACATGTCCCCGACAACACAACACCTAGAGCAACTCAAAATCTCAGAGCATCTCCTTTGAAATCCTAATTGCTTCCtcttacatatacatacatgtacATGTATATGCGTAcgtatacatacatgtatatgcgtacatatacatacatgtgtgtatatatatattacaactATGACATACAATCCACAAAATTGTAATGATCATCATCACTAAGCAAGACCCCCAAATTATGCAGTTGTGCTTTAGAAATTCAAGATTTTTTCATCAAGATGTTTGTGAGTCTCATTTCTTGCCTGATTACCTACCACTCCATCATGGTTCCTACATTACCTAAGTGCTCCGACAGAGTACCAAATTCGAGAGTTTTAGGCACCACCTTTACCTTTTAACATATAGGAATGTGATTTAAGTTGGTTGAAAAAATAGTGCAATACCCTGtaaaaaaatgtgtttcatTCTGGTCCAAAAGAACTAATCTAGATAGCAAAGCATATCCATAAGCTAAACGCCACCTTGTGAGATCAGATGAATTTTAGTGCTTCTATATGGAGCACTCCCATCACctgtagtttttctttttagaagTGACGTCTATAGTATCAAGATCTAGATCTTTTTCAAACACAAAAGAGCTACTAATTGAAAATCTAGGACTATCTTATTGTCATAAGCAACCTTGCTCCAAAATCATttgattcatcaaccacaataaGAACCAAAGAAAATGTTAAAGTTCTCTTTAAATGCCAAGGCAATATCTTTGTCAACCATCATCTCCATATGGTAATAACTTgcattttatttattcattaatCACATCTGTATTAAACCAGAAAAGCTTAAACCTTGACTATTTATGATCAAGCACACCCTCCAAAACATTAATCTACAAAAAACAAATCCAAGTTGATCCTCCCAACAAAACTTTGGACAACTGTTTCTTTGGAAACCACCCAGACCTAATTTAAGATCTTCATAATTCATCTTTAGACATTCATATGCTCAACTTTTGGTTTCTCCCCAATGTATGGATCTTCAAAATTCTCTCTTCTATTGCCATCCAACTCTCACATAAAAGAGCTTTCTCATTCTCATCCTATTACGCCATGAAGTTCTATATTTTTATCTACTAAAATGGCATCACTATACATGTCCTTAGTTAAATTTACACATATatccttaaaaattttaaaaccaaCTAGCAGGGCATAACATCTCGCTAATCCATTAAAAATAATTACAGAAAGTTTTTTGAGTAAATAATGCCTAGTCTCCAGATATGGGAAACAATTACTTCAAAAGCAAGCTTGGAGGGTCACAGGAAAGCTCAAATGGTGAGACTTATATTTGAAAAGCCCATCGAAGCCCATCTTTGACTCTGTCTGGTCAGCAAATAGTTGAGGCAATCAACTCAATTCCCCAGCTCAAACCTCATAATAAGTTCTGATGCTATAGTTTTGTCTCAGCCTCACTTTCTAAGTATTTTACATTATTTCCTATCATCTTAACaagataaattaataaactagAAACAATGAAATCGTCAAAACGGACTACATAAGAAGCTTTATAACATTTTACTAACAGTCCAAGAAGGCCAgcttaataaaaataatgattgCACATCAATCTACATGTTTCAAATCTTTTTCTTTGAGTGATAAAGATTTATTCATAAACCATTACTGATGGGGGACAAATAGGATTTACAATGAAACCAAATATGATGGACAGTGTTTGTTACTTAAGATGACGGTTCTGAATATAGAAGCAATCGACTGAAGAAGATCAAGGAATTTTATCAAAagcaagaagagaaaaaagttaAAAGCAATTAGTTGGAAACTAGTGACAGTCGCTACCATGCCAAGAACCACCATGGAACACTAGAAATGCACATCTTGCAGCCGGATCGAAATATTCATgcccaaagaaaaatgtttatgTAACAAGAAAATTGTTTCCAGTTGCGTAATAAAACAGTAATTTTCCGTAAAAACCTTTCAAACTCCAAACAAGAAACCCGCGATCGATCCCCTGTACAAAAGAAAACCCATACGCCACCTCAAAATTCTCACGATACTTTGTACCTCCCATGATCCCGGAACAACAGGCTCGAATCCAGACCTAAATCCTAGTTCGCGTTCCAAATCGCCGAACCCCAAGCCACTGACCCGATTACACAACGAAATCAAAAAGAATATCCAAAAAGAACAAATACAGAGGGTGCAATGGAAAGATTTTAAAGAAAATCCCCCAATGGTTCAATCAACCATGGAAAGGGTCGATCATAGAAGAAAAGAATTGAAACAAGAAAGGCGCACCCTCATTTCTTTGTTGCCGAAGAAGGTGTCGAAGAGCTTCCGAAACGCCTGTCCCATGGCCGATCCCTCCTCTacgtctcctcttctcttctcccactCCTCGATCTATAGCTCAAATTATCCAAACCCTTCAAGATTTTCTTGGGAAAAAATCGAAGACCGAGAGACACCGAAAGGCTTCGTTTTTAGGTGGAAGAGAAGGAGAGCCGCGCTTCCCTGAGAAGCCTGTAGGCTGTAACTCTTTAACGGCCAGTCGCTAATGCTGTGTGGGTACCGTACATACAGCGGTTTTTGTATAAACAAATCTCGACCGTTCGTTTATTAAGATGCCAAATGGACGGTCAGGAAAGGTCTTCCTTGAACCTCTTGCCTATTTAGTGCGCGCATATTTTGACCCGAAGATTGAGACCGAGGTGAATTAATTGGAATCATTTTTGGGTTCAATAAGATTTTATTCAGTCTCGAACAGGACTCGTTCATCCCCGTGTCCACTAGCTTCAGGACTACTATTCACTCTTTTAGCAGTCTCTTCACTACAACTTCCTTTGGATAAGTATCAATTTAGCCAACTCATGAATTGAATGGATGAagtgtgtgtgtgcgtgtgaaTGGAtgaagtgtgtgtgtgtgtgtgtgtgtgtgtgtgtgtgtttcatATTTGGCAATCAAGGTTGGGGACTTGAAAAAGGTTGGGTTCATTGTGAGATTGAGCCAATCGAAGATTATGTGTCACTTTGATGCCTATTATACAATACTCAGATCGAACAATAGTCTAACTTCATTGTAAACTTTAATACTATTCGATACAAGCTTTTCTCGACAAGATCACGCTTATGACTTGATCTCATGATTGGTTTCTTAATCAAACCAGATTCAAGTAAACAATATGGCATGTGCCTTGCATGGCAATATGACTGATGCCAAAATATTTGTTATATTATTGCAGTATAGAACCAAAAGGTGATATATGCAGCATGATGGAAAATATTTTGGCTTTAGCCATTGCAAATTGTGGTCATCCATCAAGTGCTGAAATATTTGATCACCGTCGGACCTAAATCTCATCTTCCCAAGCATCAATATAAggatctttttattcttttatagTTACTCATCTGTGTACAGattcaatatttaattaaaatgaaAGCTGATACAACATATCCCGAGCTCAAATAAAGACATCAAAGAGTAGCTTTTTTCACTAACCACCTCTTAAAGAACGTTCCTCGTAGAAATCTGTCCTTGAAGAACACATCCTTTGCAGTATTCTATGTCTAGAAAAAACTCCAGAATAACAAATGCCAAATAGTTCCTTGCAAAAAAATTTCATGCAGCATGTCTTGCAAGGCGATAATTGTAAATTTTAAGGTGAGAATACACATGCAATGCTATGGTGACTTACTAGTTGTTAATGCAATAGAAATCTTTGTAAACCTGTCCCTCACTGTCATTAGTGATCGATAGTATCGTATTAATGTACATGGTTTCCAAATTTATTATTCATATTCCAATTTTCTTAACTAATATTGCGGAGATGAGCAGTGCATGTACTACAGTTCAATTTGAAGTTCAAATTGCTTGATGCTGGAGATTATGAATTGAGTAAAATTAAGATACCTTTCGATTTTGAAGTCCTCTGCTATCCAAGACACTTGCATTAGATGATCTGAacctaatataattttagagtgTTGTTAAAAGAAAAGTTTCAAAACTTAATGTGAGAAATCCTTGCCATAAACATTTTTAAATTTGACAATTCTATGATTCAAATGGTATTTCTTGAAAATAGTAAATTCTGCGATGTTCATTCTAGAAAAGGAGATTCTGAAATCCCTGTGTAATAAAGCACTTATATGTTGAATGGATCGACCAAAGGGAATTAAATGACAAATAAATTAGTTAAACAAATCCAACATATCTATATGAATTCTTagttattatatatatgtatgcaaacAATAATGTCATTATATTTGgaaaaaataatcaatattaTCATATTCTATAGGTGTATGTTTGAAATGTGGTCATTCACTGGGAAACAAGTGAAGGAATATTGATTGGCCTTTCAAACTCAGACAAGTCTACTAGATGATCAATTACACATTATCCTAAACTTACAGTTCTATCATGAATTCTGGTTGACTCTAGTCATATTTATAAGCAACTTTTAAGTTCCATAATTTGAATATCAAATATCTCGGTGACATTATGCACTAGAAATCTGCAATAATCTGCCTTTCAGGGATGGGAAGTTGCTGACCCAGCAAGTAAACGAAGTAGCCTTTCATATCCCTCTATACTTCcagctaataattattttaaaataaaattgcaACATATGATTTATAACATTATGATTTGAAGGAATTAAGTTATATTTTTACATTCTTTATGTAATCTTGTTGCCATATTTCATGAAAGCAAAAAGGTTGAGTGATTGCTGCACTAATCATCTGATGATTGATAGGACAAATGAAATCAGCAATAGCTACTTTGTCTTGCTTCTTCAGTTCTTGTCTCATTTTAATACAGGTAAACATGTTTTTATTTTAGTAAGGcatataaattaaatttaatgTCATAACTAGTTTTTCATGTGGAGAAGAGCTTATACCTCAATAGAAGTTTCCAAAGTCCTAACTTCAGTAGAATTGAGAGTATTAACAtaaatatttgatttttcaaaatattatcAATCTCTTACAATGTACAATCCAATTACAATGATTCAATTCTATCATATCCACTATTATTGGTAAAAAGATCTGTTTTTTCCACAGCATGCTGCATTTGTATAACAGGCGCAGTTGTGAAAAGGCATCTAGTTTATTGTAATTTTCCACATAACACAAGAAACAACTGTTGTTTTTAATTAGCTTTGTAAATCCAACTTCAGTTATCTAAAATGTTTTCTTCAGTGTATAATTCCTTGCGAAagatagataagcagcaaaatTCAATGCAGACAGGCCTGTCAATGCCAAGAAGTAATAATCGAGGTGCCCACTGTTCAAATCCTCCGATATCCACCCCGGACTCCCTCCTCTTGTCGTGGCAAGATCAACAAGTGTGACAATAAGAGAGCTCAAGTAATTGCCAAAGGAGATGGTGAGCAATGCAATTGCTGTGCACATGCTCTTCATTGTATCAGGTGCCTGGCCATAGAAGAATTCAAGCTGGGTAATGAGACTGAAGACCTCTGAGCCTGCTATAATAAAATACAGGGGAAGTTGCCATGCGATACTTATATATTCACCAGCCTTGCCCCTCTCCAATCTCCTCGCCTCCACAAATGCTGCTGTTGCCATTGCTAGGATCATCAAAAACCGGCCAATTCCCATCCTCTGCAGTTGTGAAAGTCCCCTTCCGTTCCCAATGTAGCTTCTAGTTATGGGAACTATGATTTTATTGTAAAAAAGGACCCAAGCCATGATACATATCACTTCAAAAGAACACAAGGATGCAGGAGGGATAGAAATGGACCCGATCTTCGTGTTCATCGCACTGCCTTGTTGGATGAAAGTGGTATTCATCTGAGAATATGCAGTGCAGTAGAGGATGCCAGTCACCCATATTGGCAGCAGGCGCAGAAGTATCTTCAATTCTTCCACTTGAGTTATTGTACAAAGTTTCCATGAACTTTGAGGATCATTATCTTTTAGGTCTGAATACAAGATAATAGCAGCTTTGTCCAAAAACCTGAGCAGACATCATATAATTCCTTAAAGAAGACCAATATAATAAATTCTACTACCTTAGAAGAAGACTCAGAGAGACAGTAAGAATCAACTGAGGGAGCAGCTCAGGATTTCATTTATCCATGACAATGATTTATATAGACGTAGTTTGTGTAAACAATATAAAATTAGAAAGGGAACATATTGGATTCAGCGAAATGATTAGTTGGCATAAAGTCAGTTTAGCCCTTGCTATTGAGTCTTGATATTTTCAGAAGCTTACCAAACAGATAATTTCATAAGCAATCCCTTGAAATAGGAACTGTTCACTTATATATTTAAAGCCTACATTTGAAAAACATTTCTTGATTTGGAACCTGGAATATGGATTTCCTTGGCTTCATCGTAAAGtttaatcaaaaaatattagTTGTGGCACCTGTAactttaaattttataaaagtaCCTGAATTCTTCAGTATGCATCAATCTCTCTTGTCCCAAATTATCCGAGTTCTTGTCATTCACCTCATGCAATAGAGTGCAGTCTGTGGGTACTTCCAAGCTCATCTTCCTACAAGAGGCAACCAATACCTGAAAAACACTCTTCAGAGGACTCCCACTTGGCATCCGCAGCCGATAAATTGGTGTTCCTAACAAATAGCCTCCAAAGGCCAAAGCTATGCACAATGTTGCAATGCCAAACCCAAGTGCCCAATCTACATTTTCCTGTATATAGACTATCAAAGTGCCCGAAGTAAGCAGTCCGAAGGTGATAGTAACATAAAACCAACTGAAGAAAGCAcgcttcttttctctctcgacCGGGTTCTCATCACTGAATTGATCtgcaccaaaaggaagcaatgcCGACCTGACTCCTCCACTCCCAAAAGCAATGAGATACAGCCCAGAAAAGAACATGAGATTCTGAGCTCTAGTTGCTGGCTGACATGAGCTTCCTTCACATGGAGGAGGCTTTAAAGACGGAGCAAAAGCCGAGACAGTGATGGTAATCATCCCCTAGTAATAATTAAAAAGATCAatgtagaagaaaaaaataattattgtcATAATTTATGACAATGGAGAACGTGTTATCACACTAGTATTTTCGGATTGAATGATGAAGGTTCTAAAGCTCGCAGACCACGAGATATATTGTGAGGGAGATGAGTATTGTCTTGTAATTCCCCCAATATGTATCAGCTATAAGAGCTCCAACCAGTGGTATAAAATAGCTTGTTCCACTCCAAGTAGCAGCATTTGCAGCATTAGAAGCATTGCTTCCATGGAGGACATTGCGTAGATATACAACTAAGTTTGTAGCGATGCCATTGAAAGCTGTACTCTCCAAGCATTCAAATCCTAGAAGAACAAGGAAATTTAAGTCATATGCTGTGTACTCAAAAAAGATTGTTTTAGTACAGGAAAAATTAAGCTTGTACATAACCaaccaaattaaaaaaaaacaaaacaaaaaaaaaaaccatgagaATCTCAGTTTGATCTTATGTTTTCCGTTAGTATCAATGTCATACCAAACTAGGCCTAGAAAATTCCTGATACCTCCAAAACTAGTTAAAACTCTGAACACTTGCAGCATTTTTGCTCATATTCTGCAAGAACATGCCTTGTACCATACAGTGGCCATATTAGTAAATCTTTGAAAGTTATCTTGAACAACCTATATGATATGGGAATAGATTAAACCTCACCCagaataatttttggtgctttccAGTCACTAGGTTTGTCCTGTAACTGAGGCCCTTCACGTACTTCCAGTGATGTGTCATCTTCACAATGCCTTGATGAATAGCTCTGGAAAAAAGACCAGATATCAGCAAAAATTATCATGGTTGATAACCCCTCTGCAAACGATTAGTTAAGATTGTAGTGTGATATCTAGGGTACATGCTGAACTGTAATTATGCATAAGTGTTTTGGCTAATGATGGCTAAGAAATCAGCAGGGCTGGGCATAACTACAAACAACAGAGTCCCAAAACAAACTGAAGACCCAGTTATATCTCAGAGccatcctttattttttttcagggGCTTCGGCTTGCCAAAGGGCCTTGAAGTAGGGATTCAACAGATCTCCAGCGTTGATGAATTTATAAAGGGATATTACAGCTGTCAGGTTTATGCACAATCTCACCCATTATAGTATGCACAGTCTTGGATATCATAACCGAAATGCATATTGCATGCACAATCTTGATatatgagctcaaagcaatctccaagtcaaatttgaatttagtatctatactaaatcataaaattttgctattttatttTACTATATCTGATCCCTAGTATATTTTTCATAATCATAGAATTTTGTTGTTGTATCGTACTGTATCTGGTCCCCCGAGTCAAGAGGATCAATTTAGTATATAAAGCACACCAATGCCATAAACAGAATAAGAAATTTAAGTCTCATTTCCAGTAGTATAAATTTTTCAAGGGAGCTCACAGAGAATGATCTATTGTTAGTTAGTTTCTAGATTGGCTTATCCTCCACCCTGGTTGGTCTCCAGATGGGCAGGCTTCTGAGTTCAGTCTCCTCTCCTCATCCAGAAAGGTTCCCAAAGCATCAGTGTATATTCCATATTGGTTAGTTGATTGGAAGCATGTCTGCAAGGCCAAGTCTGAAGGGGGTTTGTGAGGCAAGAATTTAGAGGACATGAACTAAATGGGCATAGAGATTCCAAGTTAATCTGACAGCCAAATGCAGAAGACTAATACACACCTCGTACTATTCAAGAAGGTTTCTGGCTCCAAGAACCGGGAAATTTGTTGTTGGCCTCTCACTTACATGGAAGGAAATCAGTAAGAACTTAAATGCCTTCTCGAACCGTTCAGCTTTCAGAGTTAGTAATGGTAGATGTGTGAGATTCTGGGAAGGCTCATGAGTAAGAGTCCATCCCACTTGCTCTTCTATTTCCCAATCTCTACTCAATTCATTCTGAAGCCTAATGTCACTGTAGCTTCGTGATGGAAATGGAGAACCAGGGAATGGAAGATTGCCTCTTGGTATTGTGTGTTCACCATTTGTCTTTTAGATGGATCCAACCTACTTTAACGCACTCTTTGAAGTGATCTTGAATGGAGCTTCCCCTTCTTTTCTACTCATATAAAAGCCTAAATTAAAGCTTTCAGAGCCAGAAGGCTGGCAAAATTGTAATGATTGGAATGATAAGGTACGGAAGAAGCGTCAGAGCGCATGCAATGAGTTATGTAGATATCTAATTGTCGACATGCTTTGCTACATAAAATAGCAGGCTTCTGAAATTGGCTAATTGCGCTACCAACATAACAAAGAATCAATTTAGATGGTCAACATTTGTGAAGTTGAAGGTGCAAAAAGCCTAAGTAAAGGGGTctggattttttaaaaaagaaattgaaagaTTCCACATCGGCTAAACTCGTTTCAGAGTCtgagcatatgaggcgggtgtctctaaATCCTACAGGCAtattttggatggaaaacaaaatcagagAGGAGTCTAAGCGGCGCCTGCGCACACGTACGGgctccagaaccggacaatatctggcaggaaaGCTCCGTGCTCCTCCCTCATatagcccccacgtgggcactgggtgcctcacgcaCCCTACGCAGGCggaggcgtgacatttggtatcagaaccGAGGACGACTCTAGTCCGAGGATGGGTGAATGAAAGATCTCACATCGGCTAAACTTATTTCAGAACCTGGGTATATGAGGCAAGTGTCTTCAAATTCTGCATACGCGTTTTGGATAAAAACAAAATCGGAGAGAGGTCTGAGCGGCGCGTGTGCCCACGTGCGAGCTCCAGAATCGGACAATATTTGGCAGGAAAGCCCCGTGTTCCTCCTTCATATGGCcctcacgtgccccgcgcaggcgggggcgtgacaaaaaTATTAGCTGAAGcatcatttaatttattttatattatttatttattttgagatCTGTAGGGGCCGGCTAATTCTCACCTACCCCAGTATCTCTAGAGAGTCCAGTTGATGATAGGGTGGGAGCTTGCCTGCTTCTTCTTATATGTTGAGGAAGATCGGATTGGCTGATACGGGGAGAttaggcatagaaaatattaaaatttatataagcCCGGTCCATGATCAGCTCTGCTTGAGAGCTAATTCTAACTTGTGCTGTGGTCAACAACGACGACgacaaaaaaaaatgcagaaagGAAATCTGAAATAAAATGCACATAACCTTCCTTGACAAAGTCCAAGGGCAGGTAAGAATCCAAAGAGTCAAAAGTAAACAAAATTGACAAGGTCAACCCCCCTAGTTCATTCAAGGCTTCTTGTTGGCAACATGATTGCTAGAACTGTTAACACTTAGGATGACCATAAGAAGTTTGGTGGCTTGATGGTTGTTGGGGTGCAATGGACAGCTACCACCACGAAAAACAATAGCAAGCACCATCCAGCTGACACGTAGCCATTTCACGCGGCCCCACTACAAATACACGTATGTTTTTCCCCGATACAAAATGTTAGAACCCAAACATTCCATTCTCTCACGAATTTAGGAGAAATCAACGTAAACTA
Above is a genomic segment from Phoenix dactylifera cultivar Barhee BC4 chromosome 2, palm_55x_up_171113_PBpolish2nd_filt_p, whole genome shotgun sequence containing:
- the LOC103706448 gene encoding protein NRT1/ PTR FAMILY 8.3-like isoform X3 encodes the protein MLQVFRVLTSFGGFECLESTAFNGIATNLVVYLRNVLHGSNASNAANAATWSGTSYFIPLVGALIADTYWGNYKTILISLTIYLVGMITITVSAFAPSLKPPPCEGSSCQPATRAQNLMFFSGLYLIAFGSGGVRSALLPFGADQFSDENPVEREKKRAFFSWFYVTITFGLLTSGTLIVYIQENVDWALGFGIATLCIALAFGGYLLGTPIYRLRMPSGSPLKSVFQVLVASCRKMSLEVPTDCTLLHEVNDKNSDNLGQERLMHTEEFRFLDKAAIILYSDLKDNDPQSSWKLCTITQVEELKILLRLLPIWVTGILYCTAYSQMNTTFIQQGSAMNTKIGSISIPPASLCSFEVICIMAWVLFYNKIIVPITRSYIGNGRGLSQLQRMGIGRFLMILAMATAAFVEARRLERGKAGEYISIAWQLPLYFIIAGSEVFSLITQLEFFYGQAPDTMKSMCTAIALLTISFGNYLSSLIVTLVDLATTRGGSPGWISEDLNSGHLDYYFLALTGLSALNFAAYLSFARNYTLKKTF
- the LOC103706448 gene encoding protein NRT1/ PTR FAMILY 8.3-like isoform X1 — protein: MLQVFRVLTSFGGIRNFLGLVWYDIDTNGKHKIKLRFSWFFFLFCFFLIWLVMYKLNFSCTKTIFFEYTAYDLNFLVLLGFECLESTAFNGIATNLVVYLRNVLHGSNASNAANAATWSGTSYFIPLVGALIADTYWGNYKTILISLTIYLVGMITITVSAFAPSLKPPPCEGSSCQPATRAQNLMFFSGLYLIAFGSGGVRSALLPFGADQFSDENPVEREKKRAFFSWFYVTITFGLLTSGTLIVYIQENVDWALGFGIATLCIALAFGGYLLGTPIYRLRMPSGSPLKSVFQVLVASCRKMSLEVPTDCTLLHEVNDKNSDNLGQERLMHTEEFRFLDKAAIILYSDLKDNDPQSSWKLCTITQVEELKILLRLLPIWVTGILYCTAYSQMNTTFIQQGSAMNTKIGSISIPPASLCSFEVICIMAWVLFYNKIIVPITRSYIGNGRGLSQLQRMGIGRFLMILAMATAAFVEARRLERGKAGEYISIAWQLPLYFIIAGSEVFSLITQLEFFYGQAPDTMKSMCTAIALLTISFGNYLSSLIVTLVDLATTRGGSPGWISEDLNSGHLDYYFLALTGLSALNFAAYLSFARNYTLKKTF
- the LOC103706448 gene encoding protein NRT1/ PTR FAMILY 8.3-like isoform X2, which translates into the protein MELGSSSMERGERTPLLSKSYSSRHCEDDTSLEVREGPQLQDKPSDWKAPKIILGFECLESTAFNGIATNLVVYLRNVLHGSNASNAANAATWSGTSYFIPLVGALIADTYWGNYKTILISLTIYLVGMITITVSAFAPSLKPPPCEGSSCQPATRAQNLMFFSGLYLIAFGSGGVRSALLPFGADQFSDENPVEREKKRAFFSWFYVTITFGLLTSGTLIVYIQENVDWALGFGIATLCIALAFGGYLLGTPIYRLRMPSGSPLKSVFQVLVASCRKMSLEVPTDCTLLHEVNDKNSDNLGQERLMHTEEFRFLDKAAIILYSDLKDNDPQSSWKLCTITQVEELKILLRLLPIWVTGILYCTAYSQMNTTFIQQGSAMNTKIGSISIPPASLCSFEVICIMAWVLFYNKIIVPITRSYIGNGRGLSQLQRMGIGRFLMILAMATAAFVEARRLERGKAGEYISIAWQLPLYFIIAGSEVFSLITQLEFFYGQAPDTMKSMCTAIALLTISFGNYLSSLIVTLVDLATTRGGSPGWISEDLNSGHLDYYFLALTGLSALNFAAYLSFARNYTLKKTF